The following DNA comes from Chryseobacterium gallinarum.
ATACAAAAATTGGTTATAATAATATTTTCGACTCCTATGATCAACGGCTGGAATTCAGGCATAAACAAATTATGGACAATCAGTTTACACATTGGTGGGATAGCAGCCGCGTATTTTTTTCGCTGAGCTATAATTTCGGAGATTCAAAATATCAGACTAAAGAAATCCAGAAGACGGACGAAGAAAATAGGACAAGATAAAGAAAACCTGCTTTTTAGGCAGGTTCTTCTTTTTATGGACATGCACAGTTACCACATGTCCAGATGCTGCAGCTGCCATCATCATTCCATTCACAGCAGTACCTTGGTTTGGTGATACCTGCTCCTCCAATAATAGATTTCTGTTCATCTCTTCCTAACTTTTGTGCATTTTTAGCACTGATTTACTCTTGTTCATGATTTTGTTGTTTGATGTTAATAGTAAAGTTTTAATGGGTATAATTCCGCGAAAATTATATCACTAAAGTATGAAATTAAATTGTAAAAATATCTGTTTTATTATGTTTATGTAGATGAAATATAGTAGGTTGTAGATGTTTTTGTATACTGTTTACTACAGTTTGTTTAATAGAAGGAGATTTTTGCTGAAGAATGTGTTTTGGAGCGGCTAAAATTCATACATAAAATAATCCAAAAGTTTTATAGGTAGAGACCTTTACTTATATTTGTAGTATTGCATAAATCTTTATGAGACTAAACATTAAAAACGAAACAGGAAGGCTAAAGTCAGTAGTTTTGGGCCAGCCTAATTCTTTGGGGCCGGTTCCCACGCTGGAGGAAAGTTATGACGCCAAGTCATATTACTCAATCGAGCACAACATTTATCCTAAAGAAGAGGATATTATCAATGAAATGAACGCTTTTGAAGCGGTTTTAAAAAAGTATGACGTGGAAGTACTGCGTCCAAGCATTATAGAGGACTATAATCAGGTTTTTTCAAGAGATGTAGCCTTTGTAATTGATGATAAAATGATCATTTCCAATGTGATTGCAGACAGGGCTGATGAGCAGGAAGCCTATAAAAACGTCTTCGAAAAAGTAGCCTGGAGGAAAATAATCAACCTTCCGGAAACTGCGCATATTGAAGGAGGGGATGTGATTGTATGGAATGATTTCCTTTTTATCGGAACCTGCTTTAGTGAAGATTACAGAAACTATAAAACGGCAAGAACCAATGAGTATGCTATCGAAATATTAAAAGAATATTTTCCGAAGAAAAGAATCATTGACCTGGAGCTGAAAAAGAATGATAAAGTTCCGCTTGAGGGCATTCTTCATTTAGACTGTACTTTTAATCCCGTAGGAGAAGACAAGTGTATTATTTATAAAAATGGATTTGTAGACGAAAGCGACTACCGTCTGATTATCGATATTTTCGGAGAAGAAAACTGCTTCCATATTAATGATGAAGAGATGTTTGAGATGTTCCCGAATATTTTTTCCATTTCGCCAGAAGTCGTTGTGTCTGACAAAACATTCACGAGAATGAATAATCATCTGAGAAACGAATGGGGAATGACCGTAGAAGAAATTCCTTACCGGGAAATCTCTAAAATGGGCGGTTTGTTGAGATGCTCCACAATGCCGCTTGTGAGAGAGTAATGGTGTGGGAG
Coding sequences within:
- a CDS encoding dimethylarginine dimethylaminohydrolase family protein, with amino-acid sequence MRLNIKNETGRLKSVVLGQPNSLGPVPTLEESYDAKSYYSIEHNIYPKEEDIINEMNAFEAVLKKYDVEVLRPSIIEDYNQVFSRDVAFVIDDKMIISNVIADRADEQEAYKNVFEKVAWRKIINLPETAHIEGGDVIVWNDFLFIGTCFSEDYRNYKTARTNEYAIEILKEYFPKKRIIDLELKKNDKVPLEGILHLDCTFNPVGEDKCIIYKNGFVDESDYRLIIDIFGEENCFHINDEEMFEMFPNIFSISPEVVVSDKTFTRMNNHLRNEWGMTVEEIPYREISKMGGLLRCSTMPLVRE